Genomic window (Lutra lutra chromosome 6, mLutLut1.2, whole genome shotgun sequence):
TGAGGGCCTAGTGTGAGTTTTTCTCCTAGGCTACCATGTCCTCATCTACTGTGGGGTCTATTCAAATGTGTTCTTTGCTCCCCCTGGACGTGGAAATGGAAGCCCTTTGTTTATGCTTTCTTTCAAtcctcattttgtcttcttttcctaGCCTTTGTCACTTGGTTCTCTGCCGCAGAGAGAAAGCTACAATCCTGATCAAAGATAAAGGTGACGTCATGGTGTCAGCTGGGGTCCAGCTCCTTGCTTTCGTCCTGGCCTTATCCGGAGTGTCTGGAGTACTCACAGCCACTCTGCTGCCTAACTGGAAGGTGAACGTGGACTCGGGCTCCAACATCATAACGGCCATCGTGCAGCTGCAAGGGCTGTGGATGGACTGCACATGGTACAGCACCGGGATGTTCAGCTGCACCCTGAAGTACTCCATTCTGTCCCTCCCCGTCCACGTGCAGGCCGCACGGGCCACCATGGTCCTGGCATGTGTTCTGTCTGCTTTGGGGATCTGCGCTTCTACAGTAGGGATGAAATGCACTCGCTTAGGAGgggacagagaaacaaagagtCACGCTTCTTTTGTTGGCGGAGTCTGTTTCATGTCTGCCGGAGTCTCTGGTTTGATACCAACAGTGTGGTACACGAAGGAGATTGTAGCAAACTTTCTGGATCTGACAGTTCCAGAAAGCAACAAACATGAACCTGGAGGAGCCGTCTATATCGGATTCATTTCGGCCATACTACTCTTGATCTCTGGCATGATTTTCTGCACTTCCTGCATTGAAAAGAATCCAGAAGCTTGGCTCTATCCACCCAAGCAGCAGCACATCTCCACCACACAACCAGAGGGCAATTCAGCATACAACCTGAAAGATTATGTGTAAATAGCTGAATGAGCATGGACTTTTAGATGCCTGCTGTGACTTCTGTCTTTttgctttagagaaaaaaatctaaatgaggTCACTTAAAATGCCGACAAACTATTATGTACAATTGTTTatctattttaagattatttttccattactattttcatgttttatcgAGAGGTGTATAATTGAGAGAGGTTCTGTTATATTAAGGCCATTCACtgatggcttttttccccccttttaagaTAAACTGTTGATGTATCTTCTGGGTTGTTACTGATTGGATCTTATAAAAGAACTGAACTGCCAAATATACAAAAAAGCACCTTTCTCTGGTGTTGATCTAGGGTACCATCTGCTTTTGGTGTCTGTCTACAACACCACAGTGACTTGCTTCTGTTTTCAAGCCCCGCTGTTTGAACCTAAGGGAAAGAGGAGATGTCCGCCTGTCTTCAATGCTGCCCAAAGCAGCCTCCCTGACTTCCCACCTACTATAACCCTCCtgcttcttttttcattttagaaacatCATGTACGTGTGTGAGAGCCAACAATAGGACATTCAGAGTTGGTAAGTGCTACCAtagcaaagcaaaaccaaaccaaactaaacGCACACTGAAATCTCTGGGACTTGAAAGCCTTAGGTACAAAGTAAGTGAGAATGACAATAGTTTGACAGAATGTGCAACAACTGCCACTCCCGCTGCTAGCAAGAGGATGTTCCAGATAAAGTCCAATTATCCTACAACAATTCAGATCCCTCCAATCCCCTCTCATTGGTTACGATTTGGATGATAGAAGTTACTTTTAAGTTGTCACTTTTGTTCTTAAGTTTGATTCATGTTAGCAGAACCTTGCtgttctctaataaatgaattgcTTCAGTTAGTTAATAGGAAAACAAAGtataaagaatgtttttaaaaatataagttaaattaAGAGATGTAATTCatataacaagaaaataaaaactggattTTCTAATGTGCAACGGGGACAATGCACACTGTTTCTAGTAACTCAGATAGTTTACATTAGTCATTGTTCACCATATAAcggtaaagagaaaaaaaggacgATTTCTTTGTACTTTAGTAACTCAGGAAGCGGCAAGAATTCCTTTTATGTGAGAGCGCGTATTTTCCACTTGTGCCTATAGAAGTAGAGACTAAAGTATTTTATACCTAGTTTATGCATTTCTCTTCTGCAATAATGTCATTAGCTATTAACAGAATAGCTAAAGTGAAAAGGTACTATTTCATTTGGGAATCAGGAAAAGACTTATTTAAACAAGTTGAAATGATCGTTTAAAGTATGGATTcctgggacacgtgggtggctcagccagttaatcagctgccattggctcaggtcatgatcccagggttctgggtctgagtcccacatcaggctccttgctcagcggggagactgcttctccctctgcctgctgctcctcttgcttgtgctttctcgctctgacgaataaataaaatcttaaaaaaaaaattgattcccttaggaataaaaatgttttctaaacaaATGTCATACTAAAAATACCTGataaaaagaatagttttatGCAAATTAATGTGACGGGATTGCTAGGACACCTATATGGCCTTCTCATTTGGCTTAATGTGACTGGCTTCATTCGCAGTTTACGTATCCTATAGTCCTATACTAAAAGTTTAGTGAATATATCCTATGAAAtatatacttcaaaaaataatttttacttagctctggaatattttcttaaagagatgCAAGAATGTCTTGAACTCCAGAAAAGCACCCATTTCATACATGTAACGGCCTAATTCTGTCCAGACCGGACATATCAATGATAACGTGTCTTGGAATCCCTCCATCCCATACCCCCTGCTGCGCTGCTCCACACAGAATCCTCCCACACTCACCCCGTGCCTGCCTAAGCTCCGACATCCTTCAGGGTCAGTGGGGTCTCCTTTGTGAACACAATCCGGACTCCTGAAAAAGTTTGCTGTTTCCATCTCTGTACTCTCACAGAATGCTCTATCACAAATTACTAGCTTACACGATTGCACTTCCAACTAGACTGGGAGacaagtgtgttttttttttttttttaaccattgtaTTCTCAATAACTCGCAAAAGTGCTTACAGGGCAGGCCAGTCCTATTTCAGTCCTTCATGTACGTACACTGACTGGTTTAAACCCCACAAAGACTCTAGGTGGCAGGTACTATTCTTAGTACCTAGGGGGAACTGACGTAGAGAAAAATATCACTAcctaacttgcccaaggtcttcAGCTAATAAATGGAGATGGCATTCAACCTGAGGGAACCTGGCTCTGGAGTCAGAGCAGGTGAGTACAACGTCACACAGGGCACAAGTCTACACAGTACATATTACTGAATCTAATAGTAAATATTCTGTTTCTATTCAACACttacttggtttttaaaaaagactggtAATTTTCTACTTATAAAACTGGTTTTagtttacacatttttattttagacttgcccactttcaaaaagaatttgaggTTACTTACAATAAAATTTCTGGCATAGTAAGTACAAAAAACATGATAAAGGTGAAAGactaaagttaaaaagaaaagaaagaaaaaatgctattaaataaTCCTGGCTAAAGGCTACCAAAGGATTTAAACATTAAACAGTCTAGAACTTCTAAGCAACCAAAGCACAAAAAGCCACACAAAAAATCTGACGGCTCCATCTCTGGGTGGGGGCCCACCAAGGCTACTCTGGGCTTTCCCCAAGCTCCCACTGGGCTGCGCAACCATCCCCAGCTGGCTGTGAGTGCACGGTGCTAATGGTGCCTCCCTTGGTAGGTTAGGGAACCACTGCTTCTAGGAGGTGGCCAGAGCCAAAGACTGGCCACAGAGGTATACAACAGGCTGCTTCCTTGACTGACTCTGTGGGACAATTTGTGCCCCAgagctccccttctccctgccacccTATAGCCCGGTGGAATCAGGTTGAAGGAAATCTCCAGGCAGAACAATATTCCTGGCTTagctttttcccctttgctttatCCTGCTTCCCACACCACTGTTCTGAGAGCACTCAATACACCACCTTCACAAAAATTCTTACCACAATCTCTGAATCCACAACACCAGACCTAACACGGAAGAATATTATTTAAGCAGAAGAACGTTAAATCTTCTGACCTTTTGTCCAAAGGATTCTCAACTACAGGATAACATACAACAGAAATATCCTCAATATCAGATTCTGAAAAACACAAAGGCATGGCTTTCTTACGTGAATCCACCCATTTTACTAAGCTCGAGATTATTTCACAGAGAAGTCAAGGCCTTGAGGGCTGTCAGCAAGGATAGCTGAAAGCTTCTGAAATGTGATCCTCAAAGGTCAGGCGTGGATGCCTCAAGTCTTGACCTTTTCTTTATAATGTCATGGGTGTATCATCATTAATTCATCTAAAATTGTATTGACAGTATGTTTAAATCTGTACCATGTTTAGGGATAACTTGATCCATATGCAGTACTCCTAATATGCAAAATTAGATATAAACTATATgaagttcttaaaaattaaaatctatacaACTATATCAAAATATACCAACGtagtccataaatatttgcttataatCATAATAGCTACTTTCCACTAACTGCCTCCCAATGCTAGATACTCTCATTACTTCACATTGATTATCTCTATTTCTCAAAACAATCCTTCAAGGGTGACAATACTGCCCCAATTCAGGTATTAAAGTTCAGCCTATTAACCTAACCAAGTTCTCATAATTAGGAACATTTGAATTCCAGTAGGTCTAGCTTCCTTTAAAGTACTGCCAGTTCTTCCACTAGAGTGTACTGCTCCTATCGTGCTAACCGAAAGAGCCTGTTGCAATTCTCCTTTTATAGTGACTTACCTAGTGGGTCCAACTACAGTATAGTGATGAGACCTAAAGCCTATCCATTCTATTGGAAGTATttcctacagaaataaaaataaaaaagatttatttttttgagagagaaagagagcacacaatggggaggggcaggggggaatAAGAGATTTATATTCCCAAGCAGaatctgtgctcagcatggagcctgacccagggctcgatttcacaaccctgagataaggaccctgagatcatgatctcctgagatgacgacctgagccaaaaccaaaaggcagatgcttaactgactgcgccacccaggtgcccctgtcggAAGTATGTTAGGTTATGAGCCCCATGaccacaattttaaaagagaaaaatgacacagaATTTTGAGGTTCTAGCTAACAGCTTAGTAGTCCTCAAACTTGAGTAACGTGAAGAACAGCTTCATCAGTAGGTCAGTAAAAAATTACCACAGAACCCCAGAAATATGTGGATTCTCAGAAGACTAGAGATGTCAGCTTGAAACAAGTATTATTTGCTCATGAAGCATTTTTTAGTCATGAATTTGCACTGCAAAAGAAGTATTTTGTCTTGTCATTGGAAATATAACTCAAaagtgaaatagaaatataaaactttaaaaaattctaacttaaggggtgcctgggtggctcagtgggttaaagcctctgccttcggctcaggtcatggtctcagagtcctgggatcgagccccgcatcgggctctctgctccgcagggagcgtgcttcctcctctcgctctctctgcctgcctctctgcctacttgtgatctctgtctgtcaaataaataaataaaatatttaaaaaaaaattctaacttaaACTCTATATACTACAAACTCTAGGAGATTAAGGCACACTAGAGTAAGCCAAGAGATATAATTTTATGACTCTAAGGGGTTGCATTTTCTGTAGATATAGAAGAATTTCTATAGGGTTCAAATTTTGGTATAGTACTGGGGACAGCACTAGAGAAGTTAATGAGAGTAATGAGTTTAGTAAGAATTTAGGTCGACTAGCCAGGAGAGGATTGTTACAGTTCCATGGAAATAAAAGTTCTGCTATTAAAGCTTGATTATAAATTAGTCTAAAGACCAATAAAGAGAGGGGATTACAGATTCTCACAGGAAAAAGCCTAAGTGATTATAAATAAGTTCTTGAAATACCACAAAAGCAGTGCTCATATCTAATTCTCAGGATTGGTTGAGAATAAGTACTGAATTTTAGTAAGTTTCTTTGAGCGTCTATAGAGAAGTAACCTCCCTCTCTCAATTCCCCAATGAACCTGCCTGTACTTCTAAGCATATTTTACTTGTATTGTGGTTAGTGTGTTTATGACTTTCTCCCCTTGTGCTCACAAAACGTTAGCCAAAGGGACAGCCTTATActgttattttatcttctttataaaattcttacCCTTtcttacttaagaaaataaaaactttaaaagcttGGTCAATACAATTATCAGTCAAATATTTTCTGGCTTTCCTCAGAGTATTCCTGATCTGCTCTAATATGGTAAAACTACTTCAGAGCAGCAGAGAATTCTTTTAGAACCAAAATTTAATCATTTGATTTACTGTTTTGCTTTATTATAATACATTCTCTCCCCCTGAAAACTGTGCTCCTAGATTACAAATAAATTCCCTGCACGTAATATTTACAACATGATAAAAAGCATGTAAGAAAATCGCTGCAAATATGTTTAATTTGCTAAAAAGCAAACATCCCTCAGGAAAGTGAACCAAAAATATAGCTagcatttttccaaataataagTATTTTCATGAGGCCTTAATTCTAGAGGACA
Coding sequences:
- the CLDN20 gene encoding claudin-20, with protein sequence MVSAGVQLLAFVLALSGVSGVLTATLLPNWKVNVDSGSNIITAIVQLQGLWMDCTWYSTGMFSCTLKYSILSLPVHVQAARATMVLACVLSALGICASTVGMKCTRLGGDRETKSHASFVGGVCFMSAGVSGLIPTVWYTKEIVANFLDLTVPESNKHEPGGAVYIGFISAILLLISGMIFCTSCIEKNPEAWLYPPKQQHISTTQPEGNSAYNLKDYV